In Streptomyces canus, one DNA window encodes the following:
- a CDS encoding type B 50S ribosomal protein L31 — translation MRSGIHPVSRPVVFRDRAAGFHLLTRSTLDTHHTVEWEDGTTYPVVDVDISSASHPFYTGTSRVVDTAGRVERFERRYGRSAPVRP, via the coding sequence ATGAGGTCCGGCATTCACCCCGTCTCCCGCCCCGTTGTCTTCCGCGACCGTGCGGCAGGCTTCCACCTGCTCACCCGCTCCACCCTCGACACACATCACACGGTGGAGTGGGAGGACGGCACTACGTACCCGGTGGTCGACGTGGACATCTCGTCCGCGAGTCACCCGTTCTACACCGGCACCTCGCGGGTCGTGGACACCGCGGGCCGAGTGGAGCGCTTCGAGCGACGCTACGGCCGTTCCGCTCCCGTCCGTCCCTGA
- the ykgO gene encoding type B 50S ribosomal protein L36 produces the protein MKVRKSLRSLKAKPGAQVVRRRGVTFVINKKDPRFKARQG, from the coding sequence ATGAAGGTGCGCAAGTCGCTCCGCTCGCTGAAGGCCAAACCCGGCGCTCAGGTGGTGCGCAGGCGTGGCGTGACTTTTGTGATCAACAAGAAGGACCCTCGCTTCAAGGCCCGCCAGGGCTGA
- a CDS encoding universal stress protein, whose protein sequence is MAIVVWIVEGTWPACVDAARAHAPEDADIVLLHVTGQEIAGVAHGAFAGLLGRGRPERDPGIQMEQLVADSAAQLLQKAVDRLGRPCTRDERTGRIEREVVAAAQGAGLLIVARDGDRSHLGPKSLGPASRFVVDHAPCPVLLVWPEQAPGLGSIPPPPPRPPHHR, encoded by the coding sequence ATGGCCATCGTCGTCTGGATCGTCGAGGGCACCTGGCCCGCGTGTGTGGATGCCGCCCGCGCGCACGCGCCCGAGGACGCCGACATCGTGCTGCTGCACGTGACCGGGCAGGAGATTGCAGGGGTCGCGCACGGCGCGTTCGCCGGCCTCCTCGGCCGCGGCCGCCCCGAACGCGATCCCGGCATCCAGATGGAGCAGCTCGTCGCCGACTCCGCTGCGCAGTTGCTGCAGAAAGCGGTCGACCGTCTGGGCCGGCCCTGTACTCGTGACGAGCGCACCGGCCGCATCGAGCGCGAGGTGGTCGCCGCGGCCCAAGGAGCCGGACTGCTCATCGTGGCCCGCGACGGCGATCGCAGCCATTTGGGCCCCAAGAGCCTGGGCCCAGCCAGCCGGTTCGTCGTCGATCATGCCCCCTGCCCTGTGCTGCTGGTGTGGCCCGAGCAAGCACCCGGTCTGGGCAGCATCCCGCCACCGCCCCCTCGGCCACCCCACCACCGGTAA
- a CDS encoding RICIN domain-containing protein, protein MIDVLTWGGCRRDQIGLYTHNPNGTGCVDADSVQYTLAPTRAYKCVSVRSGKVAGASNADGAAVIQWPYSGGSNRQWAFQSTPDGFQRIHIIVSRAGFAVAQKGEDCQDHSTDCGNHSEDDRHGIASNRSCNTCTYPPCDQNGRKGSHFSYCVVH, encoded by the coding sequence ATGATCGACGTGCTGACCTGGGGCGGCTGTCGACGCGATCAGATCGGCCTCTACACCCACAACCCGAACGGCACCGGCTGCGTCGACGCCGACTCGGTGCAGTACACGCTCGCACCCACCAGGGCGTACAAGTGCGTCAGCGTGCGCAGCGGCAAGGTCGCCGGCGCCTCGAACGCGGACGGTGCCGCCGTGATCCAGTGGCCCTACTCCGGCGGATCGAACCGGCAGTGGGCCTTCCAGTCCACACCGGACGGCTTCCAGCGAATCCACATCATCGTGTCACGAGCGGGTTTTGCGGTGGCCCAGAAAGGCGAAGACTGCCAGGATCACTCCACTGACTGCGGCAATCACTCCGAGGACGATCGGCACGGTATCGCCAGTAACCGTTCCTGCAATACCTGCACATATCCCCCCTGCGATCAAAACGGCAGAAAAGGTTCGCACTTTTCTTATTGCGTCGTCCATTGA